In a single window of the Metopolophium dirhodum isolate CAU chromosome 2, ASM1992520v1, whole genome shotgun sequence genome:
- the LOC132938082 gene encoding beta-galactosidase-like yields the protein MFYCQSRMKKIYINFIRSYIENKAALFTIDGCGQSYFDCGVIPEVYATVDFGISSNASQCFDFMRKVQKGGPLVNSEFYPGWLTHWQESVSIVNPIDVVKQMKVMLAINASFKIFGTNFGFTSGANTNDTKESIGYLPQLTSYDYNAPLDEAVDPTEKYFKIKQTLEEAKYAVTNEISPNPAPKGAYGKFYLRPLVSIFEKVAQRIKPVISDVPLPFEDLDINTGFVMYETTLTDDQKNVENPVNLTVNTVRDRAIIYLDQVQVGTMNRLKANTTISLNINRTVQNLSILIENQGRMNFGDLIEDRKGIFDQVILGNKILSPWKMTAYPLNGTSWISSIKSVENVNSVKLPAFYKTQFTLTVNYTKCLDTYLDTSGWTKVCSYKLILLSRLLSTYLQFKK from the exons ATGTTCTATTGTCAATCaaggatgaaaaaaatatatataaatttcattAG gagttatatagaaaataaggcTGCGCTTTTTACAATTGATGGATGTGGTCAGTCATACTTTGACTGTGGCGTTATTCCAGAAGTATACGCAACTGTAGATTTTGGAATTTCATCAAACG CTTCTCAATGTTTTGACTTCATGAGAAAGGTTCAAAAAGGAGGTCCACTAGTGAACTCAGAGTTCTATCCCGGTTGGTTAACTCATTGGCAAGAATCAGTATCTATAGTCAACCCCATTGATGTTGTAAAACAAATGAAAGTAATGTTGGCAATTAATGCTTCGTTTAAAATTTTCGGTACAAATTTTGGATTCACATCGGGAGCGAATACAAATGACACCAAAGAAAGTATTGGATACTTACCACAGTTGACCTCATACGATTATAATGCTCCATTGGATGAAGCTGTAGACCCTACagaaaagtatttcaaaattaaacagaCACTTGAAGAAGCC aaatatgcTGTGACAAACGAGATATCACCAAATCCCGCACCCAAAGGTGCCTATGGAAAATTCTATTTAAGACCTTTGGTTAGCATATTTGAAAAGGTTGCTCAACGTATTAAACCAGTGATCAGTGATGTTCCTTTACCGTTTGAGGACTTAGATATTAACACTGGTTTTGTAATGTATGAAACAACATTAACAGAtgatcaaaaaaatgttgaaaatccaGTAAACCTAACTGTGAACACGGTTAGAGATCGAGCAATCATTTACCTGGATCAA gtacaagTGGGTACTATGAATCGGTTGAAAGCTAATACTACAATAAGCTTAAACATTAACCGTACTGTTCAAAACCTAAGCATTTTAATTGAGAATCAGGGAAGGATGAATTTTGGAGACTTAATTGAAGATAGGAAG ggAATTTTTGATCAAGTGATTctcggaaataaaatattaagcccTTGGAAAATGACTGCATATCCTTTGAATGGTACATCATGGATTTCTTCAATCAAATCAGTTGAAAACGTCAACAGTGTTAAATTACcagcattttataaaacacagtTTACATTAACAGTtaactatacaaaatgtttagacACTTATTTGGACACTTCAGGCTGGACAAAGGTGTGTTCTTACAAGTTAATACTGTTAAGTCGACTTTTATccacatatttacaatttaaaaaataa
- the LOC132938080 gene encoding protein disulfide-isomerase TMX3: MMISNILTTTLSLGFIVSVILLKDVRSSRVLELSDGFIEMKNDGHWFIMFYAPWCGHCKRLEPIWRHVAQALHHSDIRVGKIDCTRYKRVVSEFGLSGYPTIMFFRDREGEFKFNSERSTEEMVHFAKRLARPPVQEVTDSKDIEMLKQTNKNFFMFIGKSVGHTWDLFYDLAKQYQAHSYFYITPEITGKQHFVFGETPAVVVYKEEQHYSFNAEEWDMDFNTSLTQWINTERFDTFVKVTRSNIHHMLETNKYLVLALVEENKIEKLPPHHSEFLQMVESVIVKNRERFHRNFQFGWIGSPEFANSITSSDVTLPSLIIYNSSTRHHHFPEEKPHELTPESITLFLEAVRNQSVKAYGGSGVFIQMYRMYYETKKSLVNIWVNNPAVASVLFGLPIGFLLLICYSTCCTDIMDASDDDEDDVHHEKKE, from the exons atgatgaTCTCTAATATATTAACTACAACTCTTTCTCTGGGTTTTATTG taTCTGTTATTCTACTAAAAGACGTACGCTCATCAAGAGTATTGGAACTTAGTGAtgg gttcatTGAAATGAAAAACGATGGACATTGGTTTATAATG TTTTATGCTCCATGGTGTGGCCATTGTAAGAGGTTAGAACCTATCTGGCGTCATGTTGCTCAAGCATTACACCACTCTGATATAAGAGTTGGCAAAATAGATTGTACAAGATATAAAAGAGTAGTTTCAGAGTTTGGATTGTCAGGGTATCCTACAATAATGTT CTTTAGAGATAGAGAaggtgaatttaaatttaatagcgAACGATCTACAGAAGAAATGGTTCATTTTGCAAAGCGCTTGGCTCGTCCTCCCGTTCAAGAGGTCACTGATAGTAAAGACATTGAAATGctcaaacaaacaaataaaaacttctTTATGTTTATTGGAAAAAGTGTTGGCCATACTTGG GACCTCTTTTATGATTTGGCGAAACAATATCAAGcacattcttatttttatattacacctGAAATAACTGGAAAACag cATTTTGTTTTTGGAGAAACTCCTGCAGTTGTGGTGTATAAAGAAGAACAACACTACTCTTTCAATG CTGAGGAATGGGATATGGACTTCAATACAAGCTTGACACAATGGATAAACACAGAAAGATTTGATACTTTTGTTAAAGTAACTCGATCAAATATTCACCATATGTTGGAGACCAACAAGTACTTAGTTTTAGCATTAGTGGAAGagaataaaattgaaaagttACCTCCGCACCATTCAGA GTTTCTTCAAATGGTAGAATCAGTGATTGTGAAGAATAGAGAACGTTTTCatag GAACTTTCAATTTGGATGGATTGGTTCACCAGAATTCGCCAATTCTATTACTTCATCAGATGTAACCCTGCCATCATTAATCATTTACAATTCATCTACTAGACATCATCATTTTCCAGAAGAAAAACCACATGAATTGACACCTGAATCAATTACTTTATTTCTAGAAGCTGTAAGAAATCAGTCAGTAAAG gcaTATGGAGGAAGTGGTGTATTTATACAGATGTACAGGATGTATTATGAGACAAAGAAGTCCTTAGTAAATATTTGGGTTAACAATCCTGCAGTTGCTAGTGTTTTATTTGGATTACCTATAGGGTTCCTACTATTAATATGCTATTCAACATGTTGCACAGACATTATGGATGCTAGTGATGACGATGAAGATG